The following are encoded together in the Pithys albifrons albifrons isolate INPA30051 chromosome 5, PitAlb_v1, whole genome shotgun sequence genome:
- the WFS1 gene encoding wolframin codes for MNSAPDPSSSPSHPQLHLGRSQLNAAPVGLSENTSSEDPAASVPGHSHNREKTEKNEGMKEEPEVLFEELLERAKAGEPKAQTEVGKHFLRLAEEEDEELNSCSAVDWFILAAKQGRREAVKLLRRCLADRRGITFENEEEVKKLSSETDLERAVRKAALVMYWKLNPKKKKQLAVSELLENVGQVDDGDGEKQPGPVPKSVQKQRRMLERLVNSESKKFIALDDFVEITKKYAKGIIPSNLITQEEEDDELAGKTPEELPLRLKVVKYPLHAIMEIKEYLIDIASKAGMHWLSTIVPTHHINALIFFFIISNLTIDFFAFIIPLVIFYLSFISMVICTLKVFQDSKAWENFRALTDLLLRFEPNLDVEQAEVNFGWNHLEPYIYFLLSVFFVIFSFPIASKDCIPCSELATVSVFFTVTSYMSLSTCAEPYTRRALMTEIAAGCLSLLQVLPGNFGYLKFLGKTFFIVPVGHFFVINVSIPCLLFLYLFYLFFRMAQLRNFKGTYCYLVPYLVCFMWCELSVVILREASGIGLVRASIGYFLFLFALPVLGVGIALMCLIHFIKWFLSLELMKIVVTLVLCAVPLLFRWWTKVNFSVVEVVKSLTRSSIVKLILVWITAVVLFCWFYVYRSEGMKVYNSTLTWNQYAFLCGPRAWKETNMARTQILCSHLEGHRVTWTGRFKYVRVTEIDNSAESAINMLPFFIGDWMRCLYGETYPLCDPRNVTLEEEELCRLKYLTKHNCHMKMFDRYKFEITVGMPFSNKNGTKPIEEDDITKDIVLKASNEFKKVLLNLRQGSIIEFSTILEGRLGSKWPVFELKAITCLNCMSKLLPAGRHVKIEHDWRSTVHKAIKFAFDFFFFPFLSAA; via the exons GTGGGGAAACACTTCTTGAGATTAGCagaagaggaggatgaagaaCTTAACAGTTGTAGTGCAGTTGACTGGTTCATCCTTGCTGCTAAGCAAGGTCGAAGAGAAGCTGTCAAACTGTTGCGTAGGTGCCTGGCAGACAGAAGAG gaATCACTTTTGAGAATGAGGAAGAAGTGAAAAAGTTATCATCTGAGACTGACTTGGAGAGAGCTGTGCGAAAAGCTGCCTTAGTCATGTATTGGAAATTAAACCCAAAAAAGAAGAAGCAATTGGCAGTTTCTGAACTACTGGAAAATGTTGGGCAAGTTGACGATGGAG ATGGTGAGAAGCAGCCTGGTCCAGTCCCAAAGTCCGTGCAGAAGCAGAGAAGAATGTTGGAGCGACTGGTGAACAGTGAAT CTAAAAAATTTATTGCTCTGGATGACTTTGTTGAAATTACCAAGAAGTATGCAAAGGGAATCATCCCATCTAACCTGATTAcgcaggaagaggaagatgatgaaTTGGCAGGGAAGACTCCTGAAGAGTTACCCCTGCGCCTGAAG gTTGTAAAATACCCGCTTCATGCCATTATGGAAATTAAAGAGTACCTTATAGATATTGCCTCAAAGGCAGGAATGCATTGGCTGTCTACCATTGTGCCAACACACCATATCAACGCTCTCATCTTCTTCTTCATCATCAGTAATCTGACTATTGATTTTTTTGCCTTCATTATACCATTAGTCATATTCTATTTGTCCTTCATTTCTATGGTGATTTGCACACTGAAAGTTTTTCAGGACAGTAAGGCTTGGGAAAACTTCCGTGCTTTGACTGACTTACTGCTTCGTTTCGAACCAAACCTAGATGTTGAGCAAGCTGAGGTGAACTTTGGGTGGAATCACTTAGAgccatacatttattttttactatCAGTATTCTTTgtcattttttccttccctatAGCAAGCAAAGACTGTATACCATGCTCAGAGTTAGCTACTGTCtcagttttcttcacagtgacAAGCTACATGAGTTTAAGCACATGTGCAGAACCTTACACACGGAGGGCATTAATGACTGAGATAGCTGCAGGCTGCTTATCCCTATTGCAGGTGTTACCTGGGAATTTTGGCTACTTGAAATTCTTAGGTAAAACCTTCTTTATTGTTCCTGTAGGCCATTTTTTTGTGATAAATGTAAGCATCCCATGCCTTCTGTTTCTGTACCTGTTCTATCTTTTCTTTAGAATGGCACAGCTACGGAATTTTAAAGGCACCTACTGCTACCTGGTCCCATATCTGGTCTGCTTTATGTGGTGCGAACTGTCTGTGGTCATTCTGCGGGAGGCCTCTGGGATTGGGCTTGTTCGTGCATCAATtggttattttctgtttctctttgcaCTCCCAGTGCTGGGTGTAGGCATTGCACTGATGTGTCTTATCCACTTCATTAAGTGGTTTTTGTCTCTGGAGCTCATGAAAATTGTAGTGACCCTGGTTTTGTGTGCTGTTCCTTTGCTCTTTCGGTGGTGGACAAAGGTTAACTTCTCTGTAGTTGAAGTGGTTAAATCGCTCACTCGAAGCTCCATTGTGAAACTCATTCTGGTGTGGATTACAGCTGTGGTGTTGTTCTGTTGGTTCTATGTGTATCGGTCAGAGGGGATGAAGGTTTACAACTCCACCTTGACGTGGAATCAGTATGCTTTCCTCTGCGGCCCCCGGGCCTGGAAGGAGACCAACATGGCACGTACCCAGATTTTGTGTAGTCACCTGGAAGGACATAGAGTGACGTGGACTGGGCGGTTCAAATATGTGCGCGTGACAGAAATCGACAACAGTGCAGAATCTGCAATAAATATGCTTCCGTTTTTTATTGGTGATTGGATGAGATGCTTATATGGTGAAACTTACCCTCTCTGTGATCCCAGAAATGTTAcactggaggaggaggagttgtGTCGCCTGAAATATCTGACAAAGCATAACTGCCACATGAAAATGTTTGATCGGTACAAATTTGAAATAACTGTGGGCATGCCTTTCAGTAACAAAAATGGAACCAAGCCTATAGAGGAGGATGATATAACCAAAGATATTGTGCTGAAGGCAAGCAATGAGTTCAAAAAAGTGTTGTTGAACTTGAGGCAAGGGAGTATAATTGAATTCAGCACAATTCTGGAGGGTCGTCTTGGCAGTAAATGGCCTGTCTTTGAACTGAAAGCAATCACTTGCTTGAATTGCATGTCTAAACTCTTACCTGCAGGGAGGCACGTGAAAATAGAGCATGACTGGAGGAGCACAGTGCATAAAGCCATTaaatttgcttttgattttttcttcttcccattccTGTCAGCTGCATAA